The following proteins are co-located in the Candidatus Alcyoniella australis genome:
- a CDS encoding M23 family metallopeptidase, with translation MTFLMLPEQAGRPRRLAISRRALRVIGVLLGCICLLLVWTLIDYVDVKLDRIRLMRELSTTTVERDALIDHTAYQTHQIDALSGELNSLETEVREMARLDASIRQVTNLKQPDSGALMTGGVGHPASGGPQAAQSANHDFNSMHLKVDDLLGDARAVRSSMSELDAYFADRRGGFASTPSIWPVKGWVSSEFGIRNDPLTGISSMHEGLDIATAYGTPILAPGNGVVSFAGAWGGYGNTVMINHGQGVSTLYGHLSACLVHSGQKIRRGEALGLIGTSGRSTGPHLHYEVQVNNVPVNPRLYILQ, from the coding sequence GTGACCTTCCTGATGCTGCCCGAACAGGCGGGCAGGCCCAGGCGGTTGGCTATTTCACGGCGCGCCCTGCGTGTAATCGGCGTGCTGCTGGGCTGCATCTGCCTGCTCTTGGTCTGGACCCTGATCGACTACGTGGACGTCAAGCTCGATCGGATCCGGCTGATGCGCGAGTTGAGTACCACCACGGTCGAGCGCGACGCGCTGATCGACCACACCGCCTATCAGACCCACCAGATCGACGCGCTGTCCGGCGAGCTCAACTCGCTGGAGACCGAGGTGCGCGAAATGGCGCGGCTCGACGCCTCGATCCGCCAGGTGACCAACCTCAAGCAACCCGACAGCGGCGCGCTGATGACCGGCGGAGTCGGACATCCGGCCAGCGGCGGACCTCAGGCCGCGCAGTCGGCCAACCACGACTTCAACAGCATGCACCTTAAGGTGGACGATCTGCTCGGCGACGCCCGGGCCGTGCGTTCGAGCATGTCCGAGCTCGACGCCTACTTTGCCGACCGTCGCGGCGGCTTCGCCTCGACCCCCTCGATCTGGCCGGTAAAGGGTTGGGTTTCGAGCGAGTTCGGTATTCGCAACGATCCGCTCACCGGCATTTCCTCGATGCACGAGGGCCTGGATATCGCCACGGCCTACGGCACGCCGATTCTCGCGCCGGGCAACGGCGTGGTCTCGTTTGCCGGAGCCTGGGGAGGATACGGCAACACGGTGATGATCAACCACGGCCAGGGAGTCAGCACGCTCTACGGCCACCTCTCGGCGTGCCTGGTGCACAGCGGACAGAAGATCAGGCGCGGCGAGGCTCTGGGATTGATCGGCACCAGCGGACGCTCGACCGGCCCCCATCTGCACTACGAGGTGCAGGTCAACAACGTGCCGGTCAACCCGCGGCTCTATATCCTTCAATAG